One window of Arvicola amphibius chromosome 6, mArvAmp1.2, whole genome shotgun sequence genomic DNA carries:
- the Szrd1 gene encoding SUZ domain-containing protein 1 isoform X3: MEDEEVAESWEEAADSGEIDRRLEKKLKITQKESRKSKSPPKVPIVIQDDSLPTGPPPQIRILKRPTSNGVLSSPNSTSRPALPVKSLAQREAEYAEARRRILGSASPEEEQEKPILDSLHLSGVGKVHFLLSSLVLGVSS, from the exons ATGGAAGATGAGGAGGTCGCTGAGAGCTGGGAGGAGGCGGCAGACAGCGGG gAAATAGACAGACGGttggaaaaaaaactgaagatcACACAAAAGGAGAG CAGGAAATCCAAATCTCCTCCCAAAGTGCCCATTGTGATTCAAGACGATAGCCTTCCCACGGGGCCCCCTCCACAGATCCGCATCCTCAAGAGGCCCACCAGCAACGGTGTGCTCAGCAGCCCCAACTCCACCAGCAGGCCAGCCCTTCCTGTCAAGTCCCTAGCGCAGCGGGAGGCAGAGTACGCAGAGGCCAGGAGACGGATCTTGGGCAGTGCCAGCCCtgaggaggaacaggagaaacCCATCCTTGACAG TCTGCACCTGTCTGGAGTGGGAAAAGtccatttccttctgtcttctctagTACTAGGAGTCAGCAGCTAG
- the Szrd1 gene encoding SUZ domain-containing protein 1 isoform X1, which translates to MEDEEVAESWEEAADSGEIDRRLEKKLKITQKESRKSKSPPKVPIVIQDDSLPTGPPPQIRILKRPTSNGVLSSPNSTSRPALPVKSLAQREAEYAEARRRILGSASPEEEQEKPILDRPTRISQPEDSRQPSNVIRQPLGPDGSQGFKQRR; encoded by the exons ATGGAAGATGAGGAGGTCGCTGAGAGCTGGGAGGAGGCGGCAGACAGCGGG gAAATAGACAGACGGttggaaaaaaaactgaagatcACACAAAAGGAGAG CAGGAAATCCAAATCTCCTCCCAAAGTGCCCATTGTGATTCAAGACGATAGCCTTCCCACGGGGCCCCCTCCACAGATCCGCATCCTCAAGAGGCCCACCAGCAACGGTGTGCTCAGCAGCCCCAACTCCACCAGCAGGCCAGCCCTTCCTGTCAAGTCCCTAGCGCAGCGGGAGGCAGAGTACGCAGAGGCCAGGAGACGGATCTTGGGCAGTGCCAGCCCtgaggaggaacaggagaaacCCATCCTTGACAG GCCAACCAGGATCTCCCAACCCGAAGACAGCAGGCAGCCCAGTAATGTGATCAGACAGCCTTTGGGTCCTGATGGGTCACAAGGCTTCAAACAGCGCAGATAA
- the Szrd1 gene encoding SUZ domain-containing protein 1 isoform X4 yields MRRSLRAGRRRQTAGRKSKSPPKVPIVIQDDSLPTGPPPQIRILKRPTSNGVLSSPNSTSRPALPVKSLAQREAEYAEARRRILGSASPEEEQEKPILDRPTRISQPEDSRQPSNVIRQPLGPDGSQGFKQRR; encoded by the exons ATGAGGAGGTCGCTGAGAGCTGGGAGGAGGCGGCAGACAGCGGG CAGGAAATCCAAATCTCCTCCCAAAGTGCCCATTGTGATTCAAGACGATAGCCTTCCCACGGGGCCCCCTCCACAGATCCGCATCCTCAAGAGGCCCACCAGCAACGGTGTGCTCAGCAGCCCCAACTCCACCAGCAGGCCAGCCCTTCCTGTCAAGTCCCTAGCGCAGCGGGAGGCAGAGTACGCAGAGGCCAGGAGACGGATCTTGGGCAGTGCCAGCCCtgaggaggaacaggagaaacCCATCCTTGACAG GCCAACCAGGATCTCCCAACCCGAAGACAGCAGGCAGCCCAGTAATGTGATCAGACAGCCTTTGGGTCCTGATGGGTCACAAGGCTTCAAACAGCGCAGATAA
- the Szrd1 gene encoding SUZ domain-containing protein 1 isoform X2 has protein sequence MEDEEVAESWEEAADSGEIDRRLEKKLKITQKERKSKSPPKVPIVIQDDSLPTGPPPQIRILKRPTSNGVLSSPNSTSRPALPVKSLAQREAEYAEARRRILGSASPEEEQEKPILDRPTRISQPEDSRQPSNVIRQPLGPDGSQGFKQRR, from the exons ATGGAAGATGAGGAGGTCGCTGAGAGCTGGGAGGAGGCGGCAGACAGCGGG gAAATAGACAGACGGttggaaaaaaaactgaagatcACACAAAAGGAGAG GAAATCCAAATCTCCTCCCAAAGTGCCCATTGTGATTCAAGACGATAGCCTTCCCACGGGGCCCCCTCCACAGATCCGCATCCTCAAGAGGCCCACCAGCAACGGTGTGCTCAGCAGCCCCAACTCCACCAGCAGGCCAGCCCTTCCTGTCAAGTCCCTAGCGCAGCGGGAGGCAGAGTACGCAGAGGCCAGGAGACGGATCTTGGGCAGTGCCAGCCCtgaggaggaacaggagaaacCCATCCTTGACAG GCCAACCAGGATCTCCCAACCCGAAGACAGCAGGCAGCCCAGTAATGTGATCAGACAGCCTTTGGGTCCTGATGGGTCACAAGGCTTCAAACAGCGCAGATAA
- the Szrd1 gene encoding SUZ domain-containing protein 1 isoform X5, whose translation MRRSLRAGRRRQTAGKSKSPPKVPIVIQDDSLPTGPPPQIRILKRPTSNGVLSSPNSTSRPALPVKSLAQREAEYAEARRRILGSASPEEEQEKPILDRPTRISQPEDSRQPSNVIRQPLGPDGSQGFKQRR comes from the exons ATGAGGAGGTCGCTGAGAGCTGGGAGGAGGCGGCAGACAGCGGG GAAATCCAAATCTCCTCCCAAAGTGCCCATTGTGATTCAAGACGATAGCCTTCCCACGGGGCCCCCTCCACAGATCCGCATCCTCAAGAGGCCCACCAGCAACGGTGTGCTCAGCAGCCCCAACTCCACCAGCAGGCCAGCCCTTCCTGTCAAGTCCCTAGCGCAGCGGGAGGCAGAGTACGCAGAGGCCAGGAGACGGATCTTGGGCAGTGCCAGCCCtgaggaggaacaggagaaacCCATCCTTGACAG GCCAACCAGGATCTCCCAACCCGAAGACAGCAGGCAGCCCAGTAATGTGATCAGACAGCCTTTGGGTCCTGATGGGTCACAAGGCTTCAAACAGCGCAGATAA